Part of the Juglans regia cultivar Chandler chromosome 14, Walnut 2.0, whole genome shotgun sequence genome, AACCTGATCCTAGTATTTTTTCACAACAGGTGCTGATATCCATCAAATCATCACGAAGCTTTGCATCCTAACATGATGCAAAGAAATGTATTGTTAAGAAGCTGTGTACTAGCAGCAGCCATCATGCACTTGTATCTCAGCTTCCTATTTAGAATTTCCTGTCGTGATTTTGCTTCTATTACAGATACGCAATCTATCACTTAAGCCTGAGATCACGCCACATACCATATTAAACATTAACGGCTACAACATCTTAACTACAGCTCATGATAGCATGATTTTCTCCTagattattgtgatttttttaatattttttcgtATATATTTACACCAATGTTCAGACCATATTGTAAGAAatgatttcatttttcaattcaatatttatcatgttATCAGAGAACACCCTTGCATTCTTTCTCTGTTTCTACTCTTGAAAACTAGAACATCATTTTGCTACCAGATTTGGTAGATTGTGTATATGTAATAGCTTCAAGCAAGCTCTTTTAACTCATATGGCATACATACAAAGAAAGACTGAAGTTACATTTTAGTTGTACAGGAGCATAGAAAGCTGAGTTCAAGGCCACATGAAGCATCAAAGAGCTATCTTCTCCATATTAAGGAAAGTGATTCAAAGATGGACAGCTCACAAAATCAAGATATTCTCTGTAATTAGTGTAGGCTAAAATCTTGCATACGTTTCTATTCTTTGTAACAGTTAGTATCTTaacattaattactatatatttacCTAAGATGAAACAGCTGCATTGTATATATAGTTACGGATCAAATCAATAAAAAGTGTGAGAAAGTTTCCTTTGAAAACTGCAGTATCTTAttctctatatggtatcagaagTTCTATTCTCAAACGAGTTTTTCGATCCCTTCAATGGCTTCCGCAACAAACACCAACACCCAAACCATTTCCTCCACTGAAAATCCTCTTGTCGTCTTCAACATAACTGCACAAATCAATGAGAAACTCACACCCTCCACCTTTCCCAAATGGCGTGCTCAATTTGAGGCACTCCTAATTGGTTATGACTTAATGGACTACGTAAATGGTGACTCTCTGTGTCCTGTCTCCGATGGAACCCCCTTATCACAGACCAAAAGAACTCACTGGATTCGCCAAGATAAGCTCATTCTTAGCACTATCCTTGCTTCTACATCCACCATTATCACACCTCTCATTGCCATAGCCAAGACCTCTCAAGAAGCTTGgacaaaactcaaaaatatgTATGCTAGCAAGTCGCGTACACGAGCAATGCAGTTGAAAGAAGAACTGACCTTGATTCAGCGAGGGAATCGCACGGTTCCGGATTATCTCCAAGCTGTTAAAGCACTTGCTAACGAAATTGCTCTCATAGATCATCCAATCTCAGATGATGATCTTACCCTATATATCCTCAATGGATTGGGTCCGGATTTCAGGGACATCGCGGCTCCTATTCGCGCGAGAGAGAAATCCCTAGCTTTCGAAGAGCTCCATGACATGGATGATCATTACAtggattttgacaaaaaatcatttttttccctaACCATGATATGGAAAGAAACAGAGAAGCTAACATCTATAGAGGCATGAGATCAATGTATCACCGGGGTAGATAAATATGTGCTTCTGCACACCTCCGCCACTGTTTTCATTCAATGATTTCAACACATGAAATTTCTCCTCTCCATTTCTCCCACTCAGACGCATCCCATTTTTCGAGCTCCCCAAAATGGCCTGTATCATTTTCCAGCTGGTCATGCCAGGTCTTCTTCGGCCTGCATATagagtttttcaaaaaaaaattgatagagaaagagagaggggacGAAATGAggagagagaataaaattttttattgcatCGGTTACGCGGGGGGTTCTGCAGCCGGTTGCAAATAGAGTTTTCCTAGGATTTATGTTAACTATGATGCACTTGCGTCAATGCGTGGGTTCTCATGGGTAGAATCCAACCCCTGTGATATCTCTGTGTTTAAAGCATTCTGTACTATGCTTTCCATGCGATATATAAAGAACAGAGTCTCTGATTTGCTGTATCATGCAGAATATCTGAAATGCTGTTGAGCTTTGCGTGGTGTTTTTGCAATCTTCTAGGACATATTGAGCTTGCATGTGTATATTATCAcctaaagttttattttttagtgcTTCCTAGGCAGCCAAGGAAGGAATGGCTCTCTACTTTATTTGATCCATTAGTGAATTGACCCCGTCTAGTGGGTTGCAACGGCTGTGCACTGCATAGGTGGAATAGGTGGAAGGACTTGCTTCATAAGCTTTAAAATTACCAAGGTTGGTTTTCCACGTCTTTGAATGTCTTGCTTTAGAGTTTGGAACTACGGCCACTAATCTATGACCCTTGCCTATAATATGGAACCAACATTTGCAATCATTGAACGAATCATATGAGTTAACTAGCTAGGATGCTTAATAATACTGGTGGATTTTATTCTATACCACTTATCCATTATCATATTCTGACATGTATTGGGTGTTTAGCGACAGTTGAAAAATCACTCTCTCCTCAAGCCAGCCTTCTTTAGATTTTCAAATGCTTGTATGGTCTCTGCATCAAAACCGCCTGCAAACTGAACATTCTGATGGTTAGTTAGACGGACATTTAAGGTTGCATTCATTGTTTGGAGCCCCCATTGTACCTGGTGTGCTCGATATGCATATCGAACTCCTTGAAGCATGCGATTCTCTTCACCCGAGCATTCATGAGCATGCAGTTCTTTAGTTATCCTTTTCATGTATTTTCTGGCGAGCTTCAATGAACTTAGTTTCATCTGTAACAGtaagaaaaatcataaacagATTGACTGATCTGGAAATGGATCCAAAATAGATATCTTTATGGGTTGCCTTTTACCGATTTGCATCACAGACCGGATCGAAGAATGCTTGTGCCGGTAATTTTTCTGACTATTTGTCCTTTTGGTCGGCTGCTGGTTGGTGAAATGTCGATGAGGATTTTTAGTGTTAGAAAAGAGTAATGCCAGGCTGCTACAAATGACCTCTGGGTTTTTGCCTAggcaaaattatcttttttattttttattttcacctttttttaacatatttaaacatttttaaaaaataaaaaaaaatcaatatactaataatcacttctttaatgaataagtaaaaaaaaattaaatacatgaacggtcaaaatgagaggGCAAAATGAGAGGGTATATTAGCattatttgttataaaatattgacACAGACTACTAGTCTCTTATTTACTGTATTGGTTATGGATGGACGGTCAAAGGTTTGAGccaaaaatgttaaaagaaagaaaaccttTGAAGAATTGATGGATTTCTACCACTTCAAACTGCAACTTCAGTGCTTATCAAACCTTTTCCTTTTTGGTAAGCTGTTAAGCTTTGGGGACAAAGATCAGTTATGTTCTACGTACCTGACCAATAAGCCCTGTGTCCAGCATCCACTCCCAAGGGATCTGGAGATCCCTGTACCTATTGCTTGTGCTTTCCCTCAGCCTTTCTATGTTGTCAATGCTTTGCTCCAACCTTTAAGTTAAAATAAGATCATGTAATTAATCTAAAGAATGGAATGAAATACTGAATTGTTATATTTTAGTTTGTACACGCTCGCCTGTCTTGCAATGCTTGTATTCTTCTCAGAGCTTGGGTCAAAGGCTCTTTTGGGTTGTCCACAAAATGTGTTACTTCAGATTCAAGGCTCTTTAGATCTCGGTAGGTGCAAGCAGCTTCTCTCAGTGCATCTGCTTTTCGTTCTGGCCATTGTGTGAAATGCTTCAGCACTGCCCTTTCGTCAACCAATGAAGATAATTCCCCATCCAGCCATTTCACAAAGGCCTCCACATCGGAAATATCTCTAAAAGCTGCAGATTCTAACTCTTTTATAAGGAACTTGATGAAATCCCCTTGTCTTTCCACATCTGATTTTATCTGtccattcattttcattttgtcAGCACAGGGTTTTTGTTTAGAGTAACTATTATTTAAGAGTAGGCTGCAACCATACTTACAGCAGAAAGATATTTTGAGCGGTTTTCAATTTCTCCAATCATGTTCTTAGTAGAGGCAACTGCTGGAGTTCCTGTAGGATTGGTTGTGTCCTCCTTGTGGGCAGCATCTCTCCTAGTTAGTGAACGGTACAACTCGATCACCTCTGGCACACGACGCACTGCTCTCGACCCAGCTAGCGATTTAGATGGAAGTGGTGGCGGTGCTGGTGCTGGCGATGACAGAGATACAGCTTTATTTCCTTTCACTTTGTTGGGCAAAGTGGGAGTGACTGAATTGGGTCTCGGTGGCGGCGTTGGAACCTTCACTGGTTTTTCCGCTGTTGATTCCAGGAAACTTGTTCTAGTAGATGATTTTTCAGTTCCTGGAATCTGCTCTGATACATTGATGAAAGCGGACGGTTTGTGTTGAGGTGCATCTGTATAGTTGCTGTCCAGAGAATTCTGTAACTTCTTCCAGAGCACGGTCTTCCTCTCATTATTGTATGCTTTAAGGGTACTTATCTTCGCTTTCAGACGGCTTACTTCCTGTTTTAGCTCCTGGTTTTCTTTCTCCAATGTATCAATTCTTTGCAGAGAGACTTCAAGTTCCTTCTTGAGGAGGTTGATCTCTGATTCATCATCCTCTTGTGGCATTCTCTTGTGCTCTGCTTTCATACTAAGGATGACACAGGAACAAGAGTCATACCCAATTGCTATATCTTTCTCCCCTCTTATGTCTATGACCTTGCTTTTGAAGGTTGCAATGTTCTCACAAGTGGTATTCAAGAAAATGCCCCCTGGATATTCTAGTAATTGCACTTTGGGGCATACAGTATACATACTGTAGACAAGGATGCTTTCGGCATGTGCAAGTCTTGGTCTTTCaaattgaagtttgaaaaaacgtCAGATTAAATTAGCATGTGATAATTCTCAATGAGTTTTCGGTAGGTACAACATTAAACTCTTTGTGGAATTTACCATTAAACTCGATTTTGTAGTTCCTACTACATGTTTATGTGTTGTGTAATGTTGGTATTGACAAAATCATGGTACAAAACCAATGAGCCTGATATGGCGTGTGTTGTTGGGATCATTTGCCGGTATGTGTTACTTGCTTCAtacttttacataatttttgAAACATGCGTAgaatagaaaaggaaatatgACCGATAGAAAACATCCAACAGTCCAACTTCCCATGTTTGGAACTTTGAAATCCTCGTGGCCCAAGTGTCAATCACAGATTGGGATGGTGAAATCATTAGGTCAATCTGGTTTCATTTCTGAGGTTCCTAGGGCGATTGATGCAGTATTTCTCCGTGGACTTGATTGCCATTTGGTATTCTTTGCTTGCGAATCATTGGGAAGTAAAGAAAAAGGGAGTGAGAAATGAATACTGGTGAAGGATGCTCACAGTGAAAAGTACAGGAAAAAGCAAAAAGCATTGATTATTACAGCCTACCATATTCCGAATGTGATCTTCTTGACaattagttgatatttttccttaagCCTAActaacttttagtattaatctcttatactttGGGATCTTAGTTGATTGGGAATTCCTTGACATCACTGTTGCCTTTTACATAAACAAATATGATGGTGCGATGGGCAAAGTAATTTGATGGCGAAACTGTGCTTTCAGTGGTAGTTGAATCTGATAGAATAATAATTGTGGTAAAGAAGATTAAACAACATAGTATGAGAGGTTGCTCAATGCCCCTTAACTCCTCTCACTTTAACATGTAAACTTGAGGTACAATTACTAGGTTCGACAGAACTTAGATGCTTCTTTACAACCTTAAAAGCAATTGAAGTGACTTAAATGGAACAGTAGCTGGTACAGATCTGGAATTTCTAGAGGGCTCTTGGCCTTGTCCTTCTTTAGCTTCTAATGCTACTTTGGGCAGGGGACCTTGTAGGGTGGTAGACTAACAACTTGCTAAAGGCTCAAAGCAATTTATCATTCGATTCATTACCatagaggaaaaagaaa contains:
- the LOC109002395 gene encoding protein CHUP1, chloroplastic-like — protein: MYTVCPKVQLLEYPGGIFLNTTCENIATFKSKVIDIRGEKDIAIGYDSCSCVILSMKAEHKRMPQEDDESEINLLKKELEVSLQRIDTLEKENQELKQEVSRLKAKISTLKAYNNERKTVLWKKLQNSLDSNYTDAPQHKPSAFINVSEQIPGTEKSSTRTSFLESTAEKPVKVPTPPPRPNSVTPTLPNKVKGNKAVSLSSPAPAPPPLPSKSLAGSRAVRRVPEVIELYRSLTRRDAAHKEDTTNPTGTPAVASTKNMIGEIENRSKYLSAIKSDVERQGDFIKFLIKELESAAFRDISDVEAFVKWLDGELSSLVDERAVLKHFTQWPERKADALREAACTYRDLKSLESEVTHFVDNPKEPLTQALRRIQALQDRLEQSIDNIERLRESTSNRYRDLQIPWEWMLDTGLIGQMKLSSLKLARKYMKRITKELHAHECSGEENRMLQGVRYAYRAHQFAGGFDAETIQAFENLKKAGLRRE